A part of Arachis hypogaea cultivar Tifrunner chromosome 12, arahy.Tifrunner.gnm2.J5K5, whole genome shotgun sequence genomic DNA contains:
- the LOC112730089 gene encoding uncharacterized protein produces the protein MPLYAKFLKELMTKKKNWREKETAVLTEECSAIIQKKLPQKMKDPRSFQIPCIIGDISIEKALCDLGASINLMSLAMMKRMRIEEAKPTRMALQLADRTFKFPHGVVEDLLVKVGEFIFPADFVVQKGELFLKLHEEKMVFNVFTAMSYPKESIGECMMMDTMEKLVQRVVEEDQCEEAMEQDHQTSCGKLPQEIIEGSIMLDKANKEKMEAPKLELKILPPSLKYAYLGSNNTYSVIINSILSQEQEEKLINVLRHHKDAIGWTLSDFKGISPSMCMHKILLKEDAKPSIQPQ, from the coding sequence atgccactctatgccaagttcctaAAAGAGCTCATGACaaagaaaaaaaactggagaGAGAAGGAAACTGCAGTGCTCacagaagaatgcagtgccattatACAAAAGAAACTTCCCCAAAAGATGAAAGATCCTAGGAGctttcaaatcccctgcatcataggagataTTAGCATTGAAAAAGCATTGTGTGATctgggagctagcatcaaccttaTGTCCTTGGCCATGATGAAGAGAATGAGAATtgaagaagccaaaccaacaagaatggcacttcaACTAGCTGATAGGACATTCAAGTTTCCCCATGGAGTAGTAGAAGACTTGTTGGTTAAAGTGGGAGAGTTCAtcttcccagctgattttgttgtGCAAAAGGGAGAGTTGTTCCTAAAACTGCATGAGGAAAAGATGGTGTTCAATGTTTTCACTGCAATGAGCTACCCCAAGGAATCCATTGGAGAATGTATGATGATGGACACAATGGAAAAGTTGGTTCAAAGAGTCGTAGAAGAAGATCAATGTGAAGAAGCAATGGAGCAAGATCATCAAACATCATGTGGTAAACTACCACAAGAAATCATAGAAGGCTCAATCATGCTAGACAAGGCAAACAAAGAGAAGATGGAGGCACCAAAGTTGGAGTTGAAAATCTTACCCCCAAGCTTAAAGTATGCTTACTTGGGAAGCAACAACACATATTCAGTAATCATCAACTCAATCTTGAgtcaagaacaagaagaaaagcTCATCAATGTGTTGAGGCATCACAAGGATGCTATAGGGTGGACACTTTCAGACTTTAAGGGGATTagcccttcaatgtgcatgcataaaatccttcTTAAGGAGGATGCCAAGCCCTCAATACAGCCACAATGA